DNA sequence from the Candidatus Cloacimonadota bacterium genome:
AAGCAGGTATTACTATTTTAGGATATAAAGCAAGCACACTTTCATTCATTCTGTTACAACAAGTCAATTTACTTATTGATAATAAGAAGATAAAAATGTCCAAGCGTGAAGGAAATATAATAACTTTGCGTCAATTAATATCCAAAGTAGGGACTGATGCCGCTCGTTTTTTCTTTCTTATGCGAAAATTTAATACACCTTTAGATTTTGATATTGAATTAGCTAAGAAAAAATCTTCTGAAAATCCTGTTTTCTATGTTCAATATGCTCATGCAAGAATCTGTAGCATTGAGAGTGTATCACGAGCTAAAAGAATCCAAATGAGCAGATTTAATCAAGAATATCTTAAACGGCTTAACCATGATATTGAATTGGATATTATAAGACATTTGATAAAGTTTCCTGAATTAATTGTTCATATCGGAGCAACTTATGATATTAATCTTTTGACAACCTATTTAATAGAATTAGCATCACTTTTTCATAGTTTCTATCAAAAATTTAGGGTTATTAATACTAGGTACAGAGAGCTAACTTTAGCCCGCTTATATCTTTGTAAGGCAACGAAAATTGTTTTAGAGAATGGATTAAACTTGCTTGGAATATCTGCACCCCCAAAGATGTAAATTTAAGTGTGAAGTGTGAAGTGCGAAGTGTGAAGGTTACAATTCAATATATCTGCGGTTCTAATGGATAATAAAGAATTTTCAAAATGGCTGGAAAATAGAACCAAAAAGTTTGCAACACAGATAATCAAACTTGTTTCTCAACTTCCTTTAACTCCTGAAAGTAAAATAATCCGATATTAACTAACGAAATGTGGAACCTCTATTGGAGCGAATTACTTGCCCCGTTAGATAAATATACTTCTCTATGTTATGTAAAAATGTTAAGCAAAATATGAAGGATAGAAATGTTTTATTTATTATGACCATAAAAAATTATCTAACGGGGTAAAAGGCAAATCGTGCAGTAAGTAAATCTGACTTCAAACATAAGATTTCAATTTGTGAAAAAGAAGCAAGTGAAGCACAGTATTGGCTGGAAATTATAATTGAGACTGGCTTCTTGCCATCGCAACGAGTTCAACCTTATCATAAGGAGTGCAGTGAATTATTGGCTATTTTTACATCAATCGGTAAAAGCACCAAAAAATAACCTGCACCTTCCACTTCCCACTTTAGGCACTTTATTATGAGATTCACAAAAACAAATAAAATTGTCGTCCTAACTGGTGCTGGCGTTAGTGCTGAATCTGGACTGAAAACCTTTCGTGATAGTGATGGTTTATGGGAAAATTATAGAGTAGAGGATGTTGCAACATCTGAAGCTTTTAATAACAATCCAGAATTAGTATGGGAATTCTATAAACAGCGATATGAACAGCTAAAAACTGCAAAGCCTAATCCAGCACATTTTGCATTGAAAAAGTTAGAAGATCTCACTGGAGATAATTTTTCGTTGATAACTCAAAATATTGACGGATTGCATACACAGGCAGGTAACAGAAATGTGATTGAAATGCATGGAAGCATTGGCAGATGCTTTTGTGTAAAATGCAATAATGATTATTCAATTTCAGAAATTAATCTGGATGAATTAATTCCTTCATGCCCAGAATGTAAAGGAATGTTGCGACCTGATGTCGTTTGGTTCGGAGAACTTCCTTATCATCTTGACAGGATAAATGACTTAATAAAAGAAGCTGATTACTTTATCATTATTGGGACAAGTGGTATGGTTTATCCTGCAGCAGGATTTTTGCAAGTGGCAAAATACTATAAGGCCATAACAATTGGCATAAATCGTGAAAAGCCAGCTAATTTTCAGTTTATAGACAGATTCTATCAAGGTAAAGCTGGAGAGTTATTGCCCAAACTGGTTGATGAATGGATGGAAGAAGGGTAGAAATTATAAATATCAAATTTCTAATTTCAAATAAAAAAGAAAGTAAAAAATGAAATTACTAATACCAGATAATTTTTGTATCTCCTATTGGTGATTTATAATTTCATACTTTATTTTTTTTGGTTTTCTGCTATCATATTTGCTTCATTATCTGAAAGATTTCCTCATTTGATTAGCGACATTATCTAAAGCTTCTTTAGCTGTAAGTTGATTTCTCAAAACCTTTTCAATTACCCTTTCTTCAAGAAGTTTTCTTATATCAAACCAGAGTTCAATTTGTGGTTCAACTTTTGCATAATCAAGTTGATGATAGATACCTTCCAACCCAGGATATTGGTCAAATCTTTCTTGTACCTTTTTATTTTGAAGTACACTTTTTCTTACTGGCATATAGAAGGTCATCAGTGACCATTTTGCTGTTTGCTCAGGATTTGTAAACCATTTAATAAATTCCCAACAAGCTTTCTGTTTTTTTTCATCATCAGTATCTTTATCATTTTTGAAGATTACAATATTTGTTCCGCTAATAAGATTGTGCTTTGTTCGGTTATAAGGAACTGGTGTCATGCCAAGATTGAATGGTATACCGCCTTTTCTCAAATATACCATTGATACACTTGAGCCTTCTACCATTGCAACTTTGCTTGCGAGAAAGTCGTTTTGTCCATCATATCCTGTTGATAAATATGCAACTTTATATTTGTTAAGAAGGTTACAGAGATAATTTAATGCTTCAACCCCTTCTTTGCTATTGAATAATGGTTCTGTGTTATCTTCATTCATTATTTCACCACCAGCTTGAAGAAGAAGGTTCTCAAATTGCCAGGCATCAGTAGCAAAGGTTGTTCCCCATTGGTCAGTCCTTCCATCTCCATTTTTATCTTGTGTAAGTTTTTTGCAAACCGAGATGAATTCCTCCCATGTTTTTGGAGGAGAATTTACATCCAATTCATTTTGATAAAACATATCTTTGTTATAATACATAACGCGAACACTTTTATTAAATGGGAATGACCAGATAGTATCATTTATAGTACTGCTTTTGATAAATACAGGATAGAAGTCCGATAATTCCTTTTTTGGAAGTCCGTTTTTACCATTGATGAATTTTTCTATTGGAACGATTGCATCACCCTCAATAAATTTGGCTATCCAGGA
Encoded proteins:
- a CDS encoding NAD-dependent deacylase → MRFTKTNKIVVLTGAGVSAESGLKTFRDSDGLWENYRVEDVATSEAFNNNPELVWEFYKQRYEQLKTAKPNPAHFALKKLEDLTGDNFSLITQNIDGLHTQAGNRNVIEMHGSIGRCFCVKCNNDYSISEINLDELIPSCPECKGMLRPDVVWFGELPYHLDRINDLIKEADYFIIIGTSGMVYPAAGFLQVAKYYKAITIGINREKPANFQFIDRFYQGKAGELLPKLVDEWMEEG
- a CDS encoding ABC transporter substrate-binding protein; the protein is MRGYKIILIVLFIVILGACSKKEVVTDQTVVEFWHAMGGPLGDALSSMIEEFNETHPNIKVNGVSMGRYQALSQKLMAAIVSNTQPDMAQAYESWIAKFIEGDAIVPIEKFINGKNGLPKKELSDFYPVFIKSSTINDTIWSFPFNKSVRVMYYNKDMFYQNELDVNSPPKTWEEFISVCKKLTQDKNGDGRTDQWGTTFATDAWQFENLLLQAGGEIMNEDNTEPLFNSKEGVEALNYLCNLLNKYKVAYLSTGYDGQNDFLASKVAMVEGSSVSMVYLRKGGIPFNLGMTPVPYNRTKHNLISGTNIVIFKNDKDTDDEKKQKACWEFIKWFTNPEQTAKWSLMTFYMPVRKSVLQNKKVQERFDQYPGLEGIYHQLDYAKVEPQIELWFDIRKLLEERVIEKVLRNQLTAKEALDNVANQMRKSFR